The following proteins are encoded in a genomic region of Serinus canaria isolate serCan28SL12 chromosome 15, serCan2020, whole genome shotgun sequence:
- the LOC127060210 gene encoding pleckstrin homology domain-containing family A member 4-like: MGDPPAQPCRPVPRVHAFGKGEQALRRDPRTPPAMQGWLHKQDSSGLRLWKRRWFVLVDLCLYYYRDSSEQQVRGGLPLPGYEIRVLPAAPRAPRAPQFLFTAEHAGMRTYCLGTESPEELHAWVCALRRGASALPGSARSLTQQALQEPRAADPPSPPLPTHSPGEGLGDPPVSPPCCPPVPPLPHSEVPQAQEEPLSRGCPPRSGDTPGGPRGHPEPAPAERNPRKPRPPGAEPQPPPERDIGTNQPPVSPTASSDWLPSAAESVGTAPAPASNEASRRRREGAGGRGRAREGVAGRPIRITLLQASF, translated from the exons ATGGGtgacccccctgcccagccctgccggCCCGTGCCGAGGGTCCACGCCTTTGGAAAGGGGGAGCAGGCGCTGCGGAGGGACCCCCGCACCCCCCCCGCcatgcagggctggctgcacaAGCAG GACAGCTCGGGGCTGCGGCTCTGGAAGCGCCGCTGGTTTGTACTGGTGGATCTCTGCCTCTACTACTACCGGG ACAGCAGCGAGCAGCAGGTCCGGGGCGGCCTCCCCCTGCCCGGCTACGAGATCCGCGTCctgcccgccgccccccgcgccccccgcgccccgcaGTTCCTCTTCACG GCTGAACATGCCGGGATGCGAACGTACTGCCTGGGGACCGAGAGCCCCGAGGAGCTGCACGCCTGGGTCTGTGCCCTGCGCCGGGGGGCATCGGCCCTGCCCGG CTCGGCCCGCTCCCTCACCCAGCAGGCCCTCCAGGAACCCCGGGCTGCGGATCCTCCCTCGCCCCCGTTGCCCACGCACTCCCcgggggaggggctgggggacccACCCGTGTCCCCTCCTTGCTGCCCCCCAGTCCCTCCACTGCCCCACAGCGAG GTGCCCCAAGCCCAGGAGGAGCCCCTGTCGCGGGGATGTCCCCCCAGGTCCGGGGACACGCCGGGGGGTCCGCGGGGACACCCCGAGCCCGCGCCCGCAG AGCGGAACCCGAGGAAACCCCGcccccctggagcagagcctcaGCCCCCGCCGGAACGAGACATCGGGACCAATCAGCCACCGGTCTCTCCAACCGCCTCTTCTGATTGGCTGCCGAGTGCTGCCGAATCTGTGGGCACCGCCCCCGCTCCGGCATCCAATGAGGCGTCGCGGCGGCGGAGGGAGGGGGCGGGAGGGCGTGGCCGGGCGCGAGAAGGTGTGGCCGGGCGGCCAATCAGGATCACGCTGCTGCAGGCCAGCTTTTga
- the THOC5 gene encoding THO complex subunit 5 homolog isoform X2 gives MSSESSKKRKPKVIRTDGVPAEGKRGKGDTDQDARYYSEESEVDLRDPIKDYELYRETCQELQRLMAEIQELKSRGIKENASEIDERRVQSCVHFMTLKKLNRLAHIRLKKGRDQTHEAKQKVDAYHLQLQNLLYEVMHLQKEITKCLEFKSKHEEIELVSLEEFYKEAPPEISRPAITLSEPHQQTLARLDWELEQRKRLAEKYKECLTSKEKILKEIEVKKEYLSSLQPRLNSIMQASLPVQEYLFMPFDQAHKQYETARHLPPPLYVLFVQASAYGQACDKKLVVAIEGSVEEAKALYKPPEDSQDDESDSDAEEEQTTKRRRPTLGVQLDDKRKEMLKRHPLSVTLDLKCKDENVLHLTFHYLMNLNVMTVKAKVTTAMEMTTAISAGDLLSPDSLLNCLYPGDHGRKTPNPANQFQFDKVGILTLSDYVTELGHPYVWVQKLGGLHFPKDQPQHTVAADNSLSASHMELTVKLLRSRLQSRLALHKQFASLEHGVVPVSSECQQLFPTKIVSRLVKWTAIPYEDYAELPYTKDVIEAGLAEDTHLYYMALIERGTAKLQAAVVLNPGYSTLPPVFSLCLNWKGERNSSNDDNIRAMESEVNVYYKELWGPKPGYQLLTNQLQRLCMVLDVYLETEPHDPSVEGPKEFPQEKMCLRLVRGPLRLKPFKFNYPQGFFSHR, from the exons ATGTCCTCCGAGTCCAGCAAGAAGAGGAAGCCCAAGGTGATCCGCACGGACGGGGTCCCAGCCGAGGGCAAGCGGGGCAAGGGCGACACGGACCAG GATGCCAGGTACTACAGTGAGGAGAGCGAGGTGGATCTGCGGGACCCCATCAAGGACTACGAGCTCTACAGAGAGACCTGCCAGGAGCTCCAGAGGCTCATGGCAGAGATCCAGGAGCTGAAGAGCCGGGGCATCAAGGAAAAT GCCTCGGAGATCGACGAGCGGCGCGTGCAGAGCTGCGTGCACTTCATGACCCTGAAGAAGCTGAACCGCCTGGCCCACATCCGGCTGAAGAAGGGCAGGGACCAGACCCACGAG GCAAAGCAGAAGGTTGATGCCTATCACTTGCAGCTCCAGAACCTCCTCTATGAGGTGATGCACCTGCAGAAAGAGATCACCAAGTGCCTGGAATTCAA ATCCAAACACGAGGAGATCGAGCTGGTGAGCCTGGAGGAGTTCTACAAAGAGGCCCCCCCCGAGATCAGCCGCCCTGCCATCACCCTGAGCGAGCCCCACCAGCAGACCCTGGCCCGCCTGgactgggagctggagcagcgcAAGAG GCTGGCAGAGAAGTACAAGGAGTGCCTGACCAGCAAGGAGAAGATCCTGAAGGAGATTGAGGTGAAGAAGGAATATCtgagcagcctccagcctcGACTCAACAGCATCATGCAG gcctccctgcctgtgcaggagTACCTGTTCATGCCCTTCGACCAGGCTCACAAGCAGTATGAGACCGCCCGGCACCTCCCGCCGCCTCTCTACGTCCTCTTCGTCCAAGCCAGTGCCTATGGACAGGCCTGTG ATAAGAAGCTGGTGGTGGCCATTGAAGGGAGTGTGGAGGAAGCCAAGGCCCTTTATAAGCCACCTGAGGACTCGCAGG ATGATGAGAGCGATTCCGACGCAGAGGAGGAGCAAACCACG AAGCGGCGCAGGCCCACCCTGGGTGTGCAGCTGGATGACAAACGCAAGGAGATGCTGAAGAGACACCCCTTGTCTGTCACCCTGGACCTGAAGTGCAAAG ATGAGAACGTGCTTCACCTGACCTTCCACTACCTGATGAACCTCAACGTCATGACAGTGAAAGCCAAGGTGACCACTGCCATGGAGATGACCACAGCCATCAGTGCTGG GGACCTGCTCTCCCCAGACTCCCTCCTCAACTGCCTCTATCCAGGGGACCACGGGAGGAAAACGCCCAACCCTGCCAACCAGTTCCAGTTCGATAAAGTGGG CATTCTGACCCTGAGTGACTACGTAACAGAGCTGGGACACCCCTACGTGTGGGTGCAGAAGCTGGGCGGCCTGCATTTCCCCAAGGATCAGCCTCAG CACACGGTGGCTGCTGACAATTCCCTGAGTGCCAGCCACATGGAGCTGACAGTGAAGCTGCTCCGGAGCCGCCTGCAGTCCCGCCTGGCCCTGCACAAGCAGTTTGCATCCCTTG AGCACGGTGTTGTGCCAGTGTCCAGCgagtgccagcagctcttcccaacCAAAATCGTCTCACGCCTGGTGAAGTGGACTGCCATTCCCTATGAGGATTATGCT gAGCTGCCCTACACTAAGGATGTGATAGAGGCTGGCTTGGCTGAAGACACTCACCTCTACTACATGGCCCTGATAGAGAGAGGAACAG ccaAGCTCCAGGCAGCTGTGGTGCTGAATCCTGGTTATTCCACGCTGCCTCCCGTCTTCAGCCTGTGCCTGAActggaagggagagaggaatAGCAGCAACGACGACAACATTCGG GCCATGGAGAGCGAGGTCAATGTCTACTACAAGGAGCTGTGGGGGCCCAAACCTGGCTACCAGCTGCTCACCAACCAGCTGCAGCGCCTGTGCATGGTGCTGGACGTGTACCTGGAGACAGAGCCCCACGATCCCAGCGTGGAGGGGCCCAAGGAATTCCCCCAGGAGAAGATGTGTCTGCGCCTGGTcag GGGTCCCCTGCGCCTGAAACCCTTCAAGTTCAACTACCCCCAGGGGTTCTTCAGCCACcgctga
- the NIPSNAP1 gene encoding protein NipSnap homolog 1 yields MAAGARVGSAALRRLRGGGAGAAPRGARGYSRDVEGSWFRSLFVHKVDPRKDAHSNLLSKKETSNLYKIQFHNVKPECLEAYNKLTEEVLPKLHSDPDYPCDLVGNWNTWYGEQDQAVHLWRFSGGYPALTDCMNKLRQNKEYLDFRKERSRMLLSRRNQLLLEFSFWNEPQPRQGPNIYELRTYKLKPGTMIEWGNNWARAIKYRQENQEAVGGFFSQIGELYVVHHLWAYRDLQSREETRNAAWRKRGWDENVYYTVPLIRTMESRIMIPLKISPLQ; encoded by the exons ATGGCGGCGGGAGCGCGCGTCGGGAGCGCGGCGCTGCGGCGGCtgcggggcgggggcgcgggCGCGGCGCCGCGGGGCGCGCG GGGGTACTCCAGGGATGTGGAGGGCAGCTGGTTCCGCTCCCTCTTCGTGCACAAGGTGGATCCCCGCAAGGACGCACATTCCAACCTCCTGTCCAAGAAGGAGACCAGCAACCTCTACAAGATCCAGT TTCACAATGTGAAGCCGGAGTGCCTGGAAGCCTACAACAAGCTGAC AGAGGAGGTGCTGCCCAAGCTCCATTCGGACCCCGACTACCCCTGTGACCTGGTGGGCAACTGGAACACGTGGTACGGCGAGCAGGACCAGGCAG TGCACCTGTGGCGCTTCTCGGGCGGGTACCCGGCGCTCACGGACTGCATGAACAAGCTCAGGCAGAACAAG gagtACCTGGACTTCCGCAAGGAGAGGAGCCGGATGCTGCTGTCCCGCAGGaaccagctgctcctggagttCAGCTTCTGGAatgagccccagccccgccaGGGACCAAACATCTACGAGCTCAGGACCTACAAGCTGAAG CCAGGCACCATGATCGAGTGGGGCAACAATTG GGCTCGGGCCATCAAGTACCGCCAGGAGAACCAGGAGGCAGTCGGGGGCTTCTTCTCCCAGATCGGGGAGCTCTACGTGGTGCACCACCTCTGGG CCTACAGGGATCTGCAGTCCCGAGAGGAGACCAGGAATGCGGCCTGGAggaagaggggctgggatgAGAACGTTTATTACACGG TCCCGCTGATCCGGACCATGGAATCCCGGATAATGATTCCCCTGAAGATCTCCCCCCTGCAGTGA
- the THOC5 gene encoding THO complex subunit 5 homolog isoform X3, producing the protein MSSESSKKRKPKETQTLLWRVSTKLEDPSGICMVPSNPPDARYYSEESEVDLRDPIKDYELYRETCQELQRLMAEIQELKSRGIKENASEIDERRVQSCVHFMTLKKLNRLAHIRLKKGRDQTHEAKQKVDAYHLQLQNLLYEVMHLQKEITKCLEFKSKHEEIELVSLEEFYKEAPPEISRPAITLSEPHQQTLARLDWELEQRKRLAEKYKECLTSKEKILKEIEVKKEYLSSLQPRLNSIMQASLPVQEYLFMPFDQAHKQYETARHLPPPLYVLFVQASAYGQACDKKLVVAIEGSVEEAKALYKPPEDSQDDESDSDAEEEQTTKRRRPTLGVQLDDKRKEMLKRHPLSVTLDLKCKDENVLHLTFHYLMNLNVMTVKAKVTTAMEMTTAISAGDLLSPDSLLNCLYPGDHGRKTPNPANQFQFDKVGILTLSDYVTELGHPYVWVQKLGGLHFPKDQPQHTVAADNSLSASHMELTVKLLRSRLQSRLALHKQFASLEHGVVPVSSECQQLFPTKIVSRLVKWTAIPYEDYAELPYTKDVIEAGLAEDTHLYYMALIERGTAKLQAAVVLNPGYSTLPPVFSLCLNWKGERNSSNDDNIRAMESEVNVYYKELWGPKPGYQLLTNQLQRLCMVLDVYLETEPHDPSVEGPKEFPQEKMCLRLVRGPLRLKPFKFNYPQGFFSHR; encoded by the exons ATGTCCTCCGAGTCCAGCAAGAAGAGGAAGCCCAAG GAGACACAAACACTCCTCTGGAGAGTGAGCACAAAGCTGGAAGATCCCTCAGGGATTTGCATGGTGCCTTCAAACCCTCCC GATGCCAGGTACTACAGTGAGGAGAGCGAGGTGGATCTGCGGGACCCCATCAAGGACTACGAGCTCTACAGAGAGACCTGCCAGGAGCTCCAGAGGCTCATGGCAGAGATCCAGGAGCTGAAGAGCCGGGGCATCAAGGAAAAT GCCTCGGAGATCGACGAGCGGCGCGTGCAGAGCTGCGTGCACTTCATGACCCTGAAGAAGCTGAACCGCCTGGCCCACATCCGGCTGAAGAAGGGCAGGGACCAGACCCACGAG GCAAAGCAGAAGGTTGATGCCTATCACTTGCAGCTCCAGAACCTCCTCTATGAGGTGATGCACCTGCAGAAAGAGATCACCAAGTGCCTGGAATTCAA ATCCAAACACGAGGAGATCGAGCTGGTGAGCCTGGAGGAGTTCTACAAAGAGGCCCCCCCCGAGATCAGCCGCCCTGCCATCACCCTGAGCGAGCCCCACCAGCAGACCCTGGCCCGCCTGgactgggagctggagcagcgcAAGAG GCTGGCAGAGAAGTACAAGGAGTGCCTGACCAGCAAGGAGAAGATCCTGAAGGAGATTGAGGTGAAGAAGGAATATCtgagcagcctccagcctcGACTCAACAGCATCATGCAG gcctccctgcctgtgcaggagTACCTGTTCATGCCCTTCGACCAGGCTCACAAGCAGTATGAGACCGCCCGGCACCTCCCGCCGCCTCTCTACGTCCTCTTCGTCCAAGCCAGTGCCTATGGACAGGCCTGTG ATAAGAAGCTGGTGGTGGCCATTGAAGGGAGTGTGGAGGAAGCCAAGGCCCTTTATAAGCCACCTGAGGACTCGCAGG ATGATGAGAGCGATTCCGACGCAGAGGAGGAGCAAACCACG AAGCGGCGCAGGCCCACCCTGGGTGTGCAGCTGGATGACAAACGCAAGGAGATGCTGAAGAGACACCCCTTGTCTGTCACCCTGGACCTGAAGTGCAAAG ATGAGAACGTGCTTCACCTGACCTTCCACTACCTGATGAACCTCAACGTCATGACAGTGAAAGCCAAGGTGACCACTGCCATGGAGATGACCACAGCCATCAGTGCTGG GGACCTGCTCTCCCCAGACTCCCTCCTCAACTGCCTCTATCCAGGGGACCACGGGAGGAAAACGCCCAACCCTGCCAACCAGTTCCAGTTCGATAAAGTGGG CATTCTGACCCTGAGTGACTACGTAACAGAGCTGGGACACCCCTACGTGTGGGTGCAGAAGCTGGGCGGCCTGCATTTCCCCAAGGATCAGCCTCAG CACACGGTGGCTGCTGACAATTCCCTGAGTGCCAGCCACATGGAGCTGACAGTGAAGCTGCTCCGGAGCCGCCTGCAGTCCCGCCTGGCCCTGCACAAGCAGTTTGCATCCCTTG AGCACGGTGTTGTGCCAGTGTCCAGCgagtgccagcagctcttcccaacCAAAATCGTCTCACGCCTGGTGAAGTGGACTGCCATTCCCTATGAGGATTATGCT gAGCTGCCCTACACTAAGGATGTGATAGAGGCTGGCTTGGCTGAAGACACTCACCTCTACTACATGGCCCTGATAGAGAGAGGAACAG ccaAGCTCCAGGCAGCTGTGGTGCTGAATCCTGGTTATTCCACGCTGCCTCCCGTCTTCAGCCTGTGCCTGAActggaagggagagaggaatAGCAGCAACGACGACAACATTCGG GCCATGGAGAGCGAGGTCAATGTCTACTACAAGGAGCTGTGGGGGCCCAAACCTGGCTACCAGCTGCTCACCAACCAGCTGCAGCGCCTGTGCATGGTGCTGGACGTGTACCTGGAGACAGAGCCCCACGATCCCAGCGTGGAGGGGCCCAAGGAATTCCCCCAGGAGAAGATGTGTCTGCGCCTGGTcag GGGTCCCCTGCGCCTGAAACCCTTCAAGTTCAACTACCCCCAGGGGTTCTTCAGCCACcgctga
- the THOC5 gene encoding THO complex subunit 5 homolog isoform X4, translated as MSSESSKKRKPKDARYYSEESEVDLRDPIKDYELYRETCQELQRLMAEIQELKSRGIKENASEIDERRVQSCVHFMTLKKLNRLAHIRLKKGRDQTHEAKQKVDAYHLQLQNLLYEVMHLQKEITKCLEFKSKHEEIELVSLEEFYKEAPPEISRPAITLSEPHQQTLARLDWELEQRKRLAEKYKECLTSKEKILKEIEVKKEYLSSLQPRLNSIMQASLPVQEYLFMPFDQAHKQYETARHLPPPLYVLFVQASAYGQACDKKLVVAIEGSVEEAKALYKPPEDSQDDESDSDAEEEQTTKRRRPTLGVQLDDKRKEMLKRHPLSVTLDLKCKDENVLHLTFHYLMNLNVMTVKAKVTTAMEMTTAISAGDLLSPDSLLNCLYPGDHGRKTPNPANQFQFDKVGILTLSDYVTELGHPYVWVQKLGGLHFPKDQPQHTVAADNSLSASHMELTVKLLRSRLQSRLALHKQFASLEHGVVPVSSECQQLFPTKIVSRLVKWTAIPYEDYAELPYTKDVIEAGLAEDTHLYYMALIERGTAKLQAAVVLNPGYSTLPPVFSLCLNWKGERNSSNDDNIRAMESEVNVYYKELWGPKPGYQLLTNQLQRLCMVLDVYLETEPHDPSVEGPKEFPQEKMCLRLVRGPLRLKPFKFNYPQGFFSHR; from the exons ATGTCCTCCGAGTCCAGCAAGAAGAGGAAGCCCAAG GATGCCAGGTACTACAGTGAGGAGAGCGAGGTGGATCTGCGGGACCCCATCAAGGACTACGAGCTCTACAGAGAGACCTGCCAGGAGCTCCAGAGGCTCATGGCAGAGATCCAGGAGCTGAAGAGCCGGGGCATCAAGGAAAAT GCCTCGGAGATCGACGAGCGGCGCGTGCAGAGCTGCGTGCACTTCATGACCCTGAAGAAGCTGAACCGCCTGGCCCACATCCGGCTGAAGAAGGGCAGGGACCAGACCCACGAG GCAAAGCAGAAGGTTGATGCCTATCACTTGCAGCTCCAGAACCTCCTCTATGAGGTGATGCACCTGCAGAAAGAGATCACCAAGTGCCTGGAATTCAA ATCCAAACACGAGGAGATCGAGCTGGTGAGCCTGGAGGAGTTCTACAAAGAGGCCCCCCCCGAGATCAGCCGCCCTGCCATCACCCTGAGCGAGCCCCACCAGCAGACCCTGGCCCGCCTGgactgggagctggagcagcgcAAGAG GCTGGCAGAGAAGTACAAGGAGTGCCTGACCAGCAAGGAGAAGATCCTGAAGGAGATTGAGGTGAAGAAGGAATATCtgagcagcctccagcctcGACTCAACAGCATCATGCAG gcctccctgcctgtgcaggagTACCTGTTCATGCCCTTCGACCAGGCTCACAAGCAGTATGAGACCGCCCGGCACCTCCCGCCGCCTCTCTACGTCCTCTTCGTCCAAGCCAGTGCCTATGGACAGGCCTGTG ATAAGAAGCTGGTGGTGGCCATTGAAGGGAGTGTGGAGGAAGCCAAGGCCCTTTATAAGCCACCTGAGGACTCGCAGG ATGATGAGAGCGATTCCGACGCAGAGGAGGAGCAAACCACG AAGCGGCGCAGGCCCACCCTGGGTGTGCAGCTGGATGACAAACGCAAGGAGATGCTGAAGAGACACCCCTTGTCTGTCACCCTGGACCTGAAGTGCAAAG ATGAGAACGTGCTTCACCTGACCTTCCACTACCTGATGAACCTCAACGTCATGACAGTGAAAGCCAAGGTGACCACTGCCATGGAGATGACCACAGCCATCAGTGCTGG GGACCTGCTCTCCCCAGACTCCCTCCTCAACTGCCTCTATCCAGGGGACCACGGGAGGAAAACGCCCAACCCTGCCAACCAGTTCCAGTTCGATAAAGTGGG CATTCTGACCCTGAGTGACTACGTAACAGAGCTGGGACACCCCTACGTGTGGGTGCAGAAGCTGGGCGGCCTGCATTTCCCCAAGGATCAGCCTCAG CACACGGTGGCTGCTGACAATTCCCTGAGTGCCAGCCACATGGAGCTGACAGTGAAGCTGCTCCGGAGCCGCCTGCAGTCCCGCCTGGCCCTGCACAAGCAGTTTGCATCCCTTG AGCACGGTGTTGTGCCAGTGTCCAGCgagtgccagcagctcttcccaacCAAAATCGTCTCACGCCTGGTGAAGTGGACTGCCATTCCCTATGAGGATTATGCT gAGCTGCCCTACACTAAGGATGTGATAGAGGCTGGCTTGGCTGAAGACACTCACCTCTACTACATGGCCCTGATAGAGAGAGGAACAG ccaAGCTCCAGGCAGCTGTGGTGCTGAATCCTGGTTATTCCACGCTGCCTCCCGTCTTCAGCCTGTGCCTGAActggaagggagagaggaatAGCAGCAACGACGACAACATTCGG GCCATGGAGAGCGAGGTCAATGTCTACTACAAGGAGCTGTGGGGGCCCAAACCTGGCTACCAGCTGCTCACCAACCAGCTGCAGCGCCTGTGCATGGTGCTGGACGTGTACCTGGAGACAGAGCCCCACGATCCCAGCGTGGAGGGGCCCAAGGAATTCCCCCAGGAGAAGATGTGTCTGCGCCTGGTcag GGGTCCCCTGCGCCTGAAACCCTTCAAGTTCAACTACCCCCAGGGGTTCTTCAGCCACcgctga
- the THOC5 gene encoding THO complex subunit 5 homolog isoform X1, translated as MSSESSKKRKPKVIRTDGVPAEGKRGKGDTDQETQTLLWRVSTKLEDPSGICMVPSNPPDARYYSEESEVDLRDPIKDYELYRETCQELQRLMAEIQELKSRGIKENASEIDERRVQSCVHFMTLKKLNRLAHIRLKKGRDQTHEAKQKVDAYHLQLQNLLYEVMHLQKEITKCLEFKSKHEEIELVSLEEFYKEAPPEISRPAITLSEPHQQTLARLDWELEQRKRLAEKYKECLTSKEKILKEIEVKKEYLSSLQPRLNSIMQASLPVQEYLFMPFDQAHKQYETARHLPPPLYVLFVQASAYGQACDKKLVVAIEGSVEEAKALYKPPEDSQDDESDSDAEEEQTTKRRRPTLGVQLDDKRKEMLKRHPLSVTLDLKCKDENVLHLTFHYLMNLNVMTVKAKVTTAMEMTTAISAGDLLSPDSLLNCLYPGDHGRKTPNPANQFQFDKVGILTLSDYVTELGHPYVWVQKLGGLHFPKDQPQHTVAADNSLSASHMELTVKLLRSRLQSRLALHKQFASLEHGVVPVSSECQQLFPTKIVSRLVKWTAIPYEDYAELPYTKDVIEAGLAEDTHLYYMALIERGTAKLQAAVVLNPGYSTLPPVFSLCLNWKGERNSSNDDNIRAMESEVNVYYKELWGPKPGYQLLTNQLQRLCMVLDVYLETEPHDPSVEGPKEFPQEKMCLRLVRGPLRLKPFKFNYPQGFFSHR; from the exons ATGTCCTCCGAGTCCAGCAAGAAGAGGAAGCCCAAGGTGATCCGCACGGACGGGGTCCCAGCCGAGGGCAAGCGGGGCAAGGGCGACACGGACCAG GAGACACAAACACTCCTCTGGAGAGTGAGCACAAAGCTGGAAGATCCCTCAGGGATTTGCATGGTGCCTTCAAACCCTCCC GATGCCAGGTACTACAGTGAGGAGAGCGAGGTGGATCTGCGGGACCCCATCAAGGACTACGAGCTCTACAGAGAGACCTGCCAGGAGCTCCAGAGGCTCATGGCAGAGATCCAGGAGCTGAAGAGCCGGGGCATCAAGGAAAAT GCCTCGGAGATCGACGAGCGGCGCGTGCAGAGCTGCGTGCACTTCATGACCCTGAAGAAGCTGAACCGCCTGGCCCACATCCGGCTGAAGAAGGGCAGGGACCAGACCCACGAG GCAAAGCAGAAGGTTGATGCCTATCACTTGCAGCTCCAGAACCTCCTCTATGAGGTGATGCACCTGCAGAAAGAGATCACCAAGTGCCTGGAATTCAA ATCCAAACACGAGGAGATCGAGCTGGTGAGCCTGGAGGAGTTCTACAAAGAGGCCCCCCCCGAGATCAGCCGCCCTGCCATCACCCTGAGCGAGCCCCACCAGCAGACCCTGGCCCGCCTGgactgggagctggagcagcgcAAGAG GCTGGCAGAGAAGTACAAGGAGTGCCTGACCAGCAAGGAGAAGATCCTGAAGGAGATTGAGGTGAAGAAGGAATATCtgagcagcctccagcctcGACTCAACAGCATCATGCAG gcctccctgcctgtgcaggagTACCTGTTCATGCCCTTCGACCAGGCTCACAAGCAGTATGAGACCGCCCGGCACCTCCCGCCGCCTCTCTACGTCCTCTTCGTCCAAGCCAGTGCCTATGGACAGGCCTGTG ATAAGAAGCTGGTGGTGGCCATTGAAGGGAGTGTGGAGGAAGCCAAGGCCCTTTATAAGCCACCTGAGGACTCGCAGG ATGATGAGAGCGATTCCGACGCAGAGGAGGAGCAAACCACG AAGCGGCGCAGGCCCACCCTGGGTGTGCAGCTGGATGACAAACGCAAGGAGATGCTGAAGAGACACCCCTTGTCTGTCACCCTGGACCTGAAGTGCAAAG ATGAGAACGTGCTTCACCTGACCTTCCACTACCTGATGAACCTCAACGTCATGACAGTGAAAGCCAAGGTGACCACTGCCATGGAGATGACCACAGCCATCAGTGCTGG GGACCTGCTCTCCCCAGACTCCCTCCTCAACTGCCTCTATCCAGGGGACCACGGGAGGAAAACGCCCAACCCTGCCAACCAGTTCCAGTTCGATAAAGTGGG CATTCTGACCCTGAGTGACTACGTAACAGAGCTGGGACACCCCTACGTGTGGGTGCAGAAGCTGGGCGGCCTGCATTTCCCCAAGGATCAGCCTCAG CACACGGTGGCTGCTGACAATTCCCTGAGTGCCAGCCACATGGAGCTGACAGTGAAGCTGCTCCGGAGCCGCCTGCAGTCCCGCCTGGCCCTGCACAAGCAGTTTGCATCCCTTG AGCACGGTGTTGTGCCAGTGTCCAGCgagtgccagcagctcttcccaacCAAAATCGTCTCACGCCTGGTGAAGTGGACTGCCATTCCCTATGAGGATTATGCT gAGCTGCCCTACACTAAGGATGTGATAGAGGCTGGCTTGGCTGAAGACACTCACCTCTACTACATGGCCCTGATAGAGAGAGGAACAG ccaAGCTCCAGGCAGCTGTGGTGCTGAATCCTGGTTATTCCACGCTGCCTCCCGTCTTCAGCCTGTGCCTGAActggaagggagagaggaatAGCAGCAACGACGACAACATTCGG GCCATGGAGAGCGAGGTCAATGTCTACTACAAGGAGCTGTGGGGGCCCAAACCTGGCTACCAGCTGCTCACCAACCAGCTGCAGCGCCTGTGCATGGTGCTGGACGTGTACCTGGAGACAGAGCCCCACGATCCCAGCGTGGAGGGGCCCAAGGAATTCCCCCAGGAGAAGATGTGTCTGCGCCTGGTcag GGGTCCCCTGCGCCTGAAACCCTTCAAGTTCAACTACCCCCAGGGGTTCTTCAGCCACcgctga